TAAAAGGTCCAATCCAACGAGAATGCAATTTACCAGGAAAAAGTTTAAGTCTAGAGTGAAAAAGAAGTACTTTTTGaccaatacaaaaaattttcctcGAAATTGCTTTATCATGAAATGCTTTTGTCTTTTCCTTATAAATGCTAGAACTCTCATATGCATCATTTCGGATTTCCTCCaactcttgcaattgcaacttcctGTGTTCTCCAGCTTCATCCATCCGCATATTGTAATTTTTAACTGCCTAATATGCCCTATGTTCCAATTCCACAGGTAGATGACAAGGTTTGCCAAAAATTAATCGGTAAGGAGACATACCTATGGGGGTCTTAAAAGCTGTACGGTAAGCCCAAAGTGCATCATCTAAGCGCAAACTCCAATCCTTTCTATTGGGATTCACCGTCTTTTCAAGTATCGACTTGATTTCTTTATTGGAGATTTCTGCTTGACCACTAGTCTGCGGATGATAGGACGTAGAAACCCGGTGAGTAACGCCATATTTCTTCAACAATGCTTCCATTGCTCGATTGCAGAAGTGTGTCCCTCGGTAACTGATAATTGCTCTTGGCGTGCCATACCTGACAAAAATATGAGATTTAATAAAATCAACTACAACCTTAGCATTGTCAGTCCTAGTTGCCTTAGCCTCTATCCACTTTGAGACATAATCAACTGCAagtaatatatacatattaccaaaagaggaaggaaatggacccataaaatctataccccatacatcgaaaatttcacaaaccAGTATAGGAGTGAGAGGCATTTGATCTCTATGGCTTAAATTACCTGTCTTTTGACAATTTGCacatgatttacaaaataagtatgcatcactaaacaaagttggccaaaataaaCCACACTCTAAAACCTTTCTTGCAGTTCGCTTAGGGCCAAAATGTCCACCACACGCATATGAGtgacaaaaagataaaattgatgGAACCTCTTCTTCAGACACACACCTGCGAATAATTTGGTCAGAACAATATTTCCACAAGTATGGTTCATCCCACACATAATATTTAACatcacttttaattttttccttttgagctCTAGACAAATCATTAGGTAGCGTTCTAGTAACAAGATAATTCGCTAAATCAGCATACCAGGGAGTTGTCTTTTGAACTACAAAAAGATGCTCATCTGGAAAATTATTCTTCAAGGGAGTAGGTCCTTCACTATTGATCAAACGACTGAGGTGATCAGCAACCATATTTTCAGCACCCCTTTTGTCTTTAATTTCCAGATCAAATTCTTGGAGTAGGAGAATCCACCTTATAAGTCGTGGTTTGGCCTCTTTCTTGTTGAGCAAATATTTCAAAGCTGCATGGTCAGAATAAATAATGACTTTAGTGCCAAGTAAATAAGAACggaatttttctaaagcaaaaacAATAGCTAAAAACTCATTTTCCGTAGTCGAATAATTGCATTGGGCACCATCCAAGGTCCTCGAGGCATAATAAATGAGATAAGAAGCTCTGCCCTCTTTCTGGCCGAGTACTGCACCAACAGCAAAATTGCTGGCATCACACATTATCTCGAAAGGAAGACTCCAGTTTGGTGGTCGAACCACTGGTGCTGAAGTCAATGATCCCTTGAGCGTGTCAAATGCACTCTTGCAATTATCATCAAAATGAAATACCACATCCTTTTGAAGTAATTTGCATAGAGGATGGGATATCTGTGAAAAATCTTTGATGAAACGCTTATAAAAACCTGCATGGCCAAGAAAAGAGCGAACTTCCCGCACACTTGCGGGGTAAGGTAAACATTTGATAATTTCTACCTTAGCCTTATCTACCTCAATTCCTTTAGCAGATACCACATGGCCTAAAATTATGCCTTGGTCtaccataaaatggcatttctCATAATTTAAGACAAGATTAGTCTCAATGCAccttttaagaatttttgtgaGGTTAATTAAACATTCATCAAAAGAATTACCATAGACagtaaaatcatccataaacacTTCTATGATATTCTCCACATAATCAGAaaatatactaaccatacatcTTTGGAATGTAGCAGGCGCATTACAAAGACCAAAAGGCATTCGTCTATAGGCAAATGTACCAAAAGGGCAAGTAAATGTGATTTTCTCTTGATCTTCAGGCGCCACTGGAATTTGTAGAAAAcctgaaaaaccatcaagaCAGTAATAATGAGATTTTCCTGCCAACCTTTCCAAcatctgatcaataaaaggCAATGGAAAATGATCTTTACGAGTTAATgcatttaattttctaaaatcggtACAAACTCTCCATCCATTTTGAACTCGAGTGGGCACTAACTCACTTTTAGGATTTTCAATAACAGTAATTCCTGTCTTTTTAGGAACTACTTGAACAGGACTTACCCACTTACTATCCGAAATGGGATAGATTATACCTGTGTCAAGAAGTTTTAAAACTTCTTTCTTCACTACCTCCATCATTGGTGGGTTCAATCTCCTTTGAGCCTCTCTCGAAGGCTTAGCACCATCTTCTAACAAGATGCGATGCATGCAAGTGGCTGGACTTAATCCTTTTATGTCAGTTACTGTCCATCCTATTGCCTCCTTGTGGTCCTTCAACACCCGAATTAATTTTTCTTCCTCTAAAGCAGTCAATTTACTGGAAATTATTACTGGGAGTGTATCTCCATCTCCCAAGAATGCATACTTTAAATTATCCGGTAACTGCTTTAATTCCACCTTCGGGGCTTGCACAATAGATGGCAAAAGCTGTGAATGAGACAAAGGTAATTCCAAGTAAGACACATTGGAAAATTCTGGACAAAGAGAATTCAATTCAAAAATAACTTCCTgcaattcaaaaggaaaaacaaacttCCCTTTTATCTTTTGCAAATTTTCCTGATAGAGACCAGTAGAAATAGCAACCTTCAACGCATCGTCattattaaattcaaaattttgttgcGCCAAAGAATCAATTACATCTATAACAAAAACTGAATGAGATTCACCAGGATATTTCATGGCATCATAAATGCTAAATTTAATAACAccaccatcaaattccatagtCAATGTGCCAGTgaaaacatcaatttttgttctaGCAGTTTTCAAAAATGGTCTCCCTAACAGTATTGGAGATGAATTAGAATTATCATCCTCCATATCAAGCACATAAAAATCTGCAGGAAAAATCAAATTATCAATTTGCACTAAAATATCCTCCGAAACTCCATCAGGATAGGCATTTGATCGATCAGCCAGTTGAATTATTACGCCCGTCTCTTTTAAAGGCCCAACGTTCATTAAATTATAAATAGAACGAGGCATAACATTTATCGaaacacccaaatccaacatagctttttcaattttaatattGCCTATTTTGCAAGGGACAGTAAACATACCCGGGTCCTTGCATTTAGGAGGCAATTTTTTCTGCAGAACTGCCGAGACATTTTCTCCCATATGCACTTTCT
This Coffea arabica cultivar ET-39 chromosome 3e, Coffea Arabica ET-39 HiFi, whole genome shotgun sequence DNA region includes the following protein-coding sequences:
- the LOC140038363 gene encoding uncharacterized protein yields the protein MGENVSAVLQKKLPPKCKDPGMFTVPCKIGNIKIEKAMLDLGVSINVMPRSIYNLMNVGPLKETGVIIQLADRSNAYPDGVSEDILVQIDNLIFPADFYVLDMEDDNSNSSPILLGRPFLKTARTKIDVFTGTLTMEFDGGVIKFSIYDAMKYPGESHSVFVIDVIDSLAQQNFEFNNDDALKVAISTGLYQENLQKIKGKFVFPFELQEVIFELNSLCPEFSNVSYLELPLSHSQLLPSIVQAPKVELKQLPDNLKYAFLGDGDTLPVIISSKLTALEEEKLIRVLKDHKEAIGWTVTDIKGLSPATCMHRILLEDGAKPSREAQRRLNPPMMEVVKKEVLKLLDTGIIYPISDSKWVSPVQVVPKKTGITVIENPKSELVPTRVQNGWRVCTDFRKLNALTRKDHFPLPFIDQMLERLAGKSHYYCLDGFSGFLQIPVAPEDQEKITFTCPFGTFAYRRMPFGLCNAPATFQRCMVSIFSDYVENIIEVFMDDFTVYGNSFDECLINLTKILKRCIETNLVLNYEKCHFMVDQGIILGHVVSAKGIEVDKAKVEIIKCLPYPASVREVRSFLGHAGFYKRFIKDFSQISHPLCKLLQKDVVFHFDDNCKSAFDTLKGSLTSAPVVRPPNWSLPFEIMCDASNFAVGAVLGQKEGRASYLIYYASRTLDGAQCNYSTTENEFLAIVFALEKFRSYLLGTKVIIYSDHAALKYLLNKKEAKPRLIRWILLLQEFDLEIKDKRGAENMVADHLSRLINSEGPTPLKNNFPDEHLFVVQKTTPWYADLANYLVTRTLPNDLSRAQKEKIKSDVKYYVWDEPYLWKYCSDQIIRRYGTPRAIISYRGTHFCNRAMEALLKKYGVTHRVSTSYHPQTSGQAEISNKEIKSILEKTVNPNRKDWSLRLDDALWAYRTAFKTPIVEIQSLHTDKIFKVNGHRLKPFYEGFEVNNVEEVGSNKAAAVGPRRDQQRTFNHQQNLRAVGPRTEQSQQMDRRLSRMGQNLAAYFEHVRFQPPFPPET